In the genome of Kitasatospora cathayae, one region contains:
- the lanM gene encoding type 2 lanthipeptide synthetase LanM yields the protein MSEETLETLLRQRIEDKIEDKADVFGGFHRQLLAESARRFTRWDRLAEPEFADFIDLPAVTDALLHAIMAACSDIGLRTIVTAFRSRGTDPALAGMDYDEFHAWAASEHGRKELLGRFPELDRLLRLTAARRVEHARRVLQAAWEDRHLLHNAFATSGRVVSFVPGLGDPHRGGRTVSFVGWENGATAVYKPQQDSAQPLLEAVRSVADADGGFFGPLHPATVARPTHLWQERVQHTDLYETAGPARYFRRFGRVAALLTMLGATDLHNENVIATAEGPVVIDTETLVSLPATQASPLNRELEASVLNTLLFPARFSGATVDVDLSAVGCVSPGGSQKLQSHGLVDAGTDQIRFDQAPAVPQHRTNMATVRGEQLDPRLWVGEITAGFDEARALLGTHRTAIERVVERTSGWSIRQVLRPTYLYARFLEASLHPAHLASPSARADLLAKLPPRHRGLDAPEASDAALRDEVAALLDLDVPFYDLPCDSRQLRGSDGRPVVTASGDPVELPSTPQQAALRSIAAFFDRPAGRDLTYLGYALGSSVDDVWDVRRPPVHAGPALDDAPGWRADLAELVVGEADRPTWLMPRLDGDGLRLGAVDPALHEGGGLLLYLAEAGRAHGTSVIGADPAAVYATAMPPQLPTATTAAALSPFTGALSAVVTGLELRRRGADPARVVPPTLATDIDVRSLSIDDFDYLNGFAGYLLHRAEYTDDNGLPAIGPLLDRLLDLDGPPTGHEGELGLAHGRFGRIAALSALALSGADDSGTDDSGRVREHLDAFASAYLRHRWQDDSLRDAASRSSWCKGYTGVAFAAAKLLRAVGYSAQQAREALAPEVEHIINNAISGDISFCHGAAGRLAMLCWLADRLDWPALRVEAAALHGRFLDRYGEGGWSFGIGSVTDLPSFLYGRSGWYYAQLMLSDRRVELPLCLGGR from the coding sequence TTGAGTGAGGAGACCCTCGAGACGTTGCTGCGGCAGCGCATCGAGGACAAGATCGAGGACAAGGCGGACGTGTTCGGCGGCTTCCACCGCCAACTGCTGGCCGAGAGCGCACGGCGGTTCACCCGCTGGGACCGGCTGGCGGAACCGGAGTTCGCCGACTTCATCGACCTCCCCGCGGTCACCGACGCGCTCCTGCACGCCATCATGGCCGCCTGCAGCGACATCGGCCTGCGCACCATCGTCACGGCCTTCCGCTCCCGCGGCACCGATCCGGCCCTCGCGGGCATGGACTACGACGAGTTCCACGCCTGGGCCGCGAGCGAGCACGGCCGCAAGGAACTGCTGGGCCGCTTCCCCGAGTTGGATCGCCTGCTGCGGCTGACCGCCGCGCGCCGCGTCGAGCACGCCCGGCGCGTCCTCCAGGCCGCCTGGGAGGACCGGCACCTGCTCCACAACGCCTTCGCCACCAGCGGGCGCGTCGTGTCGTTCGTCCCCGGCCTCGGCGACCCGCACCGCGGCGGCCGGACCGTCTCCTTCGTCGGCTGGGAGAACGGCGCGACCGCCGTCTACAAGCCACAACAGGACAGCGCTCAACCGCTCCTGGAGGCCGTGCGCTCCGTGGCCGACGCGGACGGCGGATTCTTCGGCCCGCTCCACCCCGCGACCGTCGCCCGCCCGACCCACCTGTGGCAGGAGCGCGTCCAGCACACCGACCTCTACGAAACCGCCGGCCCGGCCCGCTACTTCCGGCGGTTCGGCCGGGTCGCCGCGCTGCTGACCATGCTCGGCGCCACCGACCTGCACAACGAGAACGTCATCGCCACCGCCGAAGGTCCCGTGGTGATCGACACCGAGACCCTGGTGTCCCTGCCCGCCACGCAGGCCTCGCCGCTGAACCGCGAACTCGAGGCTTCCGTCCTCAACACGCTCCTCTTCCCGGCCCGTTTCAGCGGCGCCACCGTCGACGTCGACCTGTCCGCCGTCGGATGCGTGAGCCCGGGAGGCTCCCAGAAGCTGCAGTCCCACGGCCTGGTCGACGCCGGCACCGACCAGATCCGGTTCGACCAGGCCCCCGCCGTCCCCCAGCACCGCACCAACATGGCCACCGTACGGGGCGAGCAGCTCGACCCCCGGCTGTGGGTCGGCGAGATCACCGCGGGATTCGATGAGGCCCGCGCGCTGCTCGGGACGCACCGCACCGCGATCGAACGCGTCGTGGAGCGGACGAGCGGCTGGTCGATCCGCCAGGTGCTCCGCCCCACCTACCTCTACGCCCGCTTCCTCGAAGCCTCCCTCCACCCGGCCCACCTCGCGAGCCCCTCGGCCCGCGCGGACCTGCTCGCCAAACTGCCCCCGCGCCACCGCGGCCTCGACGCCCCGGAGGCCTCGGACGCCGCCCTCCGCGACGAGGTGGCCGCACTGCTCGACCTCGACGTGCCCTTCTACGACCTGCCGTGCGACTCCCGGCAGCTGCGCGGCAGCGACGGCCGACCGGTCGTCACCGCCTCCGGCGACCCCGTCGAGCTGCCCAGCACTCCCCAGCAGGCGGCGCTGCGCAGCATCGCCGCCTTCTTCGACCGCCCCGCGGGCCGCGACCTGACCTACCTCGGCTACGCGCTCGGCAGTTCGGTGGACGACGTCTGGGACGTCCGCCGCCCGCCCGTCCACGCCGGTCCGGCGCTCGATGACGCGCCCGGCTGGCGCGCGGACCTCGCCGAGCTCGTGGTCGGCGAGGCCGACCGGCCGACCTGGCTGATGCCCCGGCTGGACGGGGACGGCCTGCGACTGGGCGCCGTCGACCCGGCGCTGCACGAGGGCGGCGGACTGCTGCTCTACCTCGCCGAGGCCGGGCGCGCCCACGGGACGTCCGTGATCGGGGCCGACCCCGCCGCCGTCTACGCCACCGCGATGCCGCCGCAGCTGCCCACGGCGACGACCGCGGCCGCTCTCTCGCCGTTCACGGGGGCGCTCTCCGCCGTCGTCACCGGACTGGAACTGCGGAGGCGCGGCGCGGACCCGGCTCGGGTCGTACCGCCCACCCTGGCCACCGACATCGACGTCCGCAGCTTGTCCATCGACGACTTCGACTACCTCAACGGCTTCGCCGGCTACCTGCTCCACCGCGCGGAGTACACCGACGACAACGGCCTCCCCGCCATCGGCCCGCTGCTCGACCGCCTGCTGGACCTGGACGGCCCACCCACCGGGCATGAGGGCGAACTCGGTCTGGCCCACGGCCGCTTCGGCCGGATCGCCGCCCTGAGCGCGCTCGCCCTGAGCGGCGCCGACGACAGCGGCACGGACGACAGCGGCAGGGTGCGCGAGCACCTGGACGCCTTCGCCTCCGCGTACCTGCGCCACCGCTGGCAGGACGACTCCCTGCGGGACGCCGCCAGCCGGAGCAGCTGGTGCAAGGGCTACACCGGTGTCGCCTTCGCCGCCGCGAAGCTGCTGCGCGCCGTGGGGTACTCGGCGCAGCAGGCCCGCGAGGCCCTCGCGCCGGAGGTGGAGCACATCATCAACAACGCAATCAGCGGCGACATCAGCTTCTGCCACGGCGCCGCCGGCCGCCTCGCGATGCTCTGCTGGCTGGCCGACCGCCTCGACTGGCCCGCCCTGCGCGTCGAGGCCGCCGCCCTGCACGGCCGCTTCCTCGACCGCTACGGCGAGGGCGGCTGGTCCTTCGGCATCGGCTCGGTGACGGACCTGCCGTCCTTCCTCTACGGCCGGTCCGGCTGGTACTACGCCCAACTGATGCTCTCCGACCGCCGGGTCGAACTGCCCCTGTGCCTGGGAGGCCGCTGA
- a CDS encoding peptidase domain-containing ABC transporter has protein sequence MSRVPRIPLPRRVRRVKEVHQFAPTECALCCIAMILSAHGSTDSVARLRREHETGRDGLTIRETADILRGHGFRVRTFRAGTGGLRKLAFPLIAYWDDSHLVVLEKLTERHATVVDPSGGRRKVTVEEFEGHYSGLAMEATPTDAYTPVRHHEPSVWREFLRALSGTKGPLAGAFLMSLLLYAFTVVMPMAIERAVNGFARYFTELSLPLVLAALLAPMAAYLAVSLVRSVCLSSVIRSLGELMMGRTFRTLLGLPYKYFANRSQGELMYRLSSIAAVRDMISSQVAAVLLDLGSLVVVLTYVFLGSVPLGLIASAVLLCMVAVAAAAYRPIRRTTALEIDRTAESSSLQMEALASIETLKVSGMTDSFLADWSKVYAGVMDRTRRRILLQGAASAGQSVFQVFGPLLVLTAGLWMVWKGRLDLGTAVAVQAMTATSLGTVTSLSGAFSQLVVVNAQVSRVGDILHQPPAPAVFGDLAADLRGDVSLREVGFTYPGAKTPALRGVSFDVRAGQSVAIVGGSGSGKSTLGKLLMGLYPAATGSIAFDGLPLGEISADSFYRRVAYVPQDIVLSNRSIEENIAFGVPDADRELVREAARQAQIHQDIEAMPLGYHTQIREMGGSLSGGQRQRVALARALARRPGVLVLDEATSALDTVTESRIAEALAGLECTRIVIAHRLSTIMNADLIVVLQDGRVVQTGRHHELLAVPGPYQELVRSQVSVQPV, from the coding sequence ATGTCGCGCGTACCTCGGATACCGCTGCCGCGCCGTGTACGGCGGGTCAAGGAGGTCCACCAGTTCGCACCCACCGAGTGCGCGCTGTGCTGCATCGCGATGATCCTCTCGGCGCACGGTTCGACCGACTCGGTGGCGCGGCTGCGCCGGGAGCACGAGACCGGCCGGGACGGCCTGACCATCAGGGAGACCGCGGACATCCTGCGCGGGCACGGCTTCCGGGTGCGCACCTTCCGCGCGGGCACCGGCGGCCTGCGCAAGCTGGCGTTCCCGCTCATCGCCTACTGGGACGACAGCCACCTGGTGGTGCTGGAGAAGCTCACCGAACGCCACGCGACCGTCGTCGACCCGTCCGGCGGCCGGCGCAAGGTCACCGTCGAGGAGTTCGAGGGCCACTACTCGGGCCTGGCGATGGAGGCGACGCCCACCGACGCCTACACCCCGGTGCGCCACCACGAGCCGAGCGTGTGGCGGGAGTTCCTGCGGGCCCTGAGCGGTACGAAGGGGCCGCTGGCCGGCGCCTTCCTGATGTCGCTGCTGCTCTACGCCTTCACCGTCGTCATGCCGATGGCGATCGAGCGGGCCGTCAACGGCTTCGCCCGCTACTTCACCGAGCTGTCGCTGCCCCTGGTGCTGGCCGCGCTCCTGGCGCCGATGGCGGCCTACCTGGCCGTCTCGCTGGTGCGGTCGGTCTGCCTCTCCTCCGTCATCCGGAGCCTCGGCGAGCTGATGATGGGCCGGACCTTCCGCACCCTGCTCGGTCTTCCCTACAAGTACTTCGCCAACCGCTCCCAGGGCGAGCTGATGTACCGCCTGTCCAGCATCGCCGCGGTGCGGGACATGATCTCCAGTCAGGTCGCCGCCGTCCTGCTGGACCTGGGCAGCCTGGTGGTGGTGCTCACCTACGTCTTCCTGGGCTCCGTGCCCCTCGGGCTGATCGCCTCGGCGGTGCTGCTGTGCATGGTCGCGGTCGCCGCCGCCGCGTACCGGCCGATCCGGCGGACGACGGCCCTGGAGATCGACCGGACCGCCGAGTCGTCCTCCCTGCAGATGGAGGCGCTGGCCTCGATCGAGACGCTGAAGGTCTCGGGCATGACGGACTCCTTCCTCGCCGACTGGTCGAAGGTCTACGCCGGGGTGATGGACCGGACCCGCCGGCGGATCCTCCTGCAGGGCGCGGCCTCCGCGGGCCAGAGCGTGTTCCAGGTCTTCGGCCCGCTGCTGGTCCTGACGGCCGGCCTGTGGATGGTCTGGAAGGGGCGCCTCGACCTGGGCACGGCGGTGGCCGTCCAGGCCATGACGGCCACCAGCCTGGGCACCGTGACCTCGCTGTCCGGCGCCTTCTCCCAGCTCGTCGTCGTGAACGCCCAGGTGTCCCGGGTCGGCGACATCCTCCACCAGCCCCCGGCCCCGGCCGTGTTCGGCGACCTGGCGGCCGACCTGCGGGGCGACGTCTCGCTGCGCGAGGTCGGCTTCACCTACCCCGGCGCGAAGACCCCGGCCCTGCGGGGCGTCAGCTTCGACGTCCGGGCCGGTCAGAGCGTGGCGATCGTCGGCGGCTCCGGCTCGGGCAAGAGCACCCTCGGCAAGCTGCTCATGGGCCTCTACCCGGCCGCGACCGGCAGCATCGCCTTCGACGGCCTGCCCCTGGGCGAGATCAGCGCGGACTCCTTCTACCGCCGGGTCGCCTACGTGCCCCAGGACATCGTCCTCAGCAACCGGTCGATCGAGGAGAACATCGCCTTCGGCGTACCCGACGCGGACCGGGAACTGGTGCGCGAGGCCGCCCGGCAGGCCCAGATCCACCAGGACATCGAGGCCATGCCGCTGGGCTACCACACCCAGATCCGGGAGATGGGCGGAAGCCTGTCCGGCGGCCAGCGCCAACGCGTCGCCCTGGCCCGCGCCCTCGCCCGGCGGCCCGGCGTGCTGGTGCTCGACGAGGCCACCAGCGCCCTGGACACGGTGACCGAGTCGAGGATCGCCGAGGCGCTCGCCGGCCTGGAGTGCACCCGCATCGTCATCGCCCACCGGCTGTCCACCATCATGAACGCCGACCTGATCGTCGTCCTCCAGGACGGACGGGTCGTCCAGACCGGCCGGCACCACGAACTCCTGGCCGTGCCGGGGCCGTACCAGGAGCTGGTGCGCTCGCAGGTGAGCGTCCAGCCGGTGTGA
- the lanM gene encoding type 2 lanthipeptide synthetase LanM, with protein sequence MPSAVAEILHTYLPELPDGAARDRLFETLLDEAARGDDAGAAGPDVPVPGAYHPASDPEGLFGDYFAHFVRTWAGRIEAAVAASPVVAAENTIVRDFVQAQTEAVSALMLRALLEELHRLRSAGSLPGDTPEERYRGFRAWTNSAAGHAEMLQRYPLLFRAVRLRVRSAEDYLLEVIEAAGRHREELAARIPGIGPDPLVTAISLGQGDTHNGGRSTARIRFADGSRVIYKPHPIEAEIGYNAFVAWINERLGTGLRTISAVPTGDGGFVEYVRTEEFTGDAEEYFAHIGRLTGVLHLLKATDIHYENVVTGAAGPVVIDTETLLTPRLDVPSDDGSRSAAHEAATAIRESVAAIGILPTLLKPGDADRGLDIGAIGYDPGQDIPFRTLAVRNPGRDDMFVELAAGRTVAANANLSVRGATAVPVPMQRDVIKRELRRVLEYASAHRDEVMAAIETHLGDVRFRYVNNPTMFYTQLLRMATHPTALRDPLVRAAVLNRVVLRTGDAAELVDEEVRQLAAWDVPYFSYTPRSTAVFAGTGAETAGTSVVRSGAFQEPALETVRARIAALSPAAIERELLLVDLAFVHKLPVEQEPTGFAPVRPVGAAPATVDRARLLAEAVRIGDGLVEGMVLGRDDRYPATWIAPQVMTAEQSQWCPGTLGFDLYGGSPGLALVLAGLARETGDERYAAAATRVLGPLEYQLRREALAGPRTSLGGMTGLAGTVYALATARRLLGTTGTDAIGTTGGAMTLGELAGELARRAEPAVGCDFVSGMAGTLAVCLALHRDAREDADRQLVEEAARTIAAEEARLLRGLKAESGQVTPYTGYAHGAMGIAPVLIRYGTLFGDVEVRELGLEILGAVLDAYDPGDRDWPRVWGGDDRSYAWCHGAPGMLLGALTVERHAPGAIPRPRLERLAELTLHRGFGNNPTYCHGDLASTEIAVMAERELPGLFGGRLPDDLYPRLFTEVVERYEERADTKYGHSSSLLVGRAGFAWSVLRHLAPDAYPCVLSLA encoded by the coding sequence ATGCCGAGTGCAGTGGCGGAAATCCTGCACACCTATCTTCCGGAGCTGCCGGACGGCGCGGCCCGGGACCGCCTGTTCGAAACCCTGCTCGACGAAGCCGCGCGCGGCGATGACGCCGGAGCCGCCGGCCCGGACGTTCCCGTACCGGGGGCCTACCACCCAGCATCCGACCCGGAAGGCCTGTTCGGGGACTACTTCGCCCACTTCGTCCGAACCTGGGCGGGGCGGATCGAGGCCGCCGTGGCCGCCTCACCGGTGGTGGCGGCGGAGAACACGATCGTCCGGGACTTCGTCCAGGCCCAGACCGAGGCGGTCTCCGCCCTGATGCTACGTGCCCTGCTGGAGGAGCTCCACCGGCTCCGGTCCGCCGGTTCGCTGCCGGGCGACACCCCGGAGGAGCGCTACCGCGGTTTCCGGGCCTGGACCAACAGCGCTGCCGGGCACGCCGAAATGCTCCAGCGCTATCCCCTGCTCTTCCGCGCCGTGCGACTGCGCGTGCGGTCGGCGGAGGACTACCTGCTGGAGGTGATCGAAGCGGCCGGACGCCACCGCGAGGAGCTCGCCGCCCGCATCCCCGGAATCGGCCCGGACCCGCTGGTCACCGCGATCTCGCTGGGCCAGGGCGACACCCACAACGGCGGGAGGTCGACGGCCCGGATCCGCTTCGCGGACGGCAGCCGGGTGATCTACAAGCCGCATCCGATCGAGGCCGAGATCGGGTACAACGCCTTCGTCGCCTGGATCAACGAGCGTCTGGGCACCGGTCTGCGCACGATCAGCGCGGTGCCGACCGGGGACGGCGGGTTCGTCGAGTACGTCCGCACCGAGGAGTTCACCGGCGACGCCGAGGAGTACTTCGCGCACATAGGCCGGCTCACCGGGGTGCTCCACCTGCTCAAGGCCACCGACATCCACTACGAGAACGTGGTCACGGGCGCGGCCGGTCCGGTCGTCATCGACACCGAGACGCTGCTCACCCCGCGGCTCGACGTGCCGTCCGATGACGGCAGCCGGTCCGCCGCGCACGAGGCCGCCACCGCGATCCGTGAATCCGTCGCGGCGATCGGCATCCTGCCGACGCTCCTGAAGCCCGGCGATGCCGACCGGGGCCTGGACATCGGTGCCATCGGCTACGACCCGGGCCAGGACATCCCGTTCCGAACGCTGGCCGTGCGCAATCCGGGCCGCGACGACATGTTCGTGGAACTCGCGGCCGGGCGGACGGTGGCCGCCAACGCGAACCTCTCCGTGCGCGGTGCCACCGCCGTGCCGGTGCCGATGCAACGCGACGTCATCAAGCGGGAGTTGCGCCGGGTCCTGGAGTACGCGAGCGCGCACCGCGACGAAGTGATGGCCGCGATCGAGACCCACCTCGGCGACGTCCGCTTCCGGTACGTCAACAACCCCACGATGTTCTACACCCAGCTCCTGAGGATGGCCACCCACCCCACCGCGCTGCGCGACCCGCTGGTCAGGGCGGCCGTACTGAACCGGGTGGTGCTGCGGACCGGCGACGCGGCCGAGCTGGTCGACGAGGAGGTCCGTCAGCTCGCGGCCTGGGACGTCCCGTACTTCTCCTACACGCCGCGCTCCACCGCCGTGTTCGCCGGGACCGGGGCCGAAACCGCCGGCACCTCGGTCGTCCGGTCCGGGGCGTTCCAGGAGCCCGCCCTGGAGACGGTCCGGGCGCGCATCGCCGCCCTGAGCCCGGCGGCGATCGAACGCGAGCTACTCCTGGTCGACCTCGCCTTCGTCCACAAGCTCCCGGTGGAACAGGAGCCGACCGGCTTCGCCCCGGTCCGGCCCGTCGGCGCGGCACCCGCGACCGTGGACCGGGCGCGGCTGCTGGCCGAGGCCGTCCGCATCGGGGACGGCCTGGTCGAGGGGATGGTCCTGGGCCGGGACGACCGGTACCCGGCCACCTGGATTGCTCCCCAGGTCATGACGGCCGAACAGAGCCAGTGGTGCCCGGGCACGCTGGGCTTCGACCTCTACGGCGGCAGCCCCGGACTCGCCCTCGTCCTCGCCGGGCTCGCCCGCGAGACCGGGGACGAGCGGTACGCGGCCGCGGCGACCCGGGTGCTCGGCCCCTTGGAGTACCAGCTCCGGCGCGAGGCGCTGGCCGGTCCGAGGACCTCCCTCGGCGGGATGACCGGCCTCGCGGGCACCGTGTACGCCCTCGCCACGGCCCGACGGCTGCTGGGCACCACGGGCACCGACGCCATCGGCACCACCGGCGGCGCCATGACGCTCGGCGAACTGGCCGGCGAGCTCGCCCGGCGCGCCGAGCCGGCGGTGGGCTGCGACTTCGTCAGCGGCATGGCCGGCACGCTCGCCGTCTGCCTCGCCCTGCACCGCGACGCGCGGGAGGACGCCGACCGGCAGCTCGTCGAGGAGGCCGCCCGGACGATCGCCGCCGAGGAGGCGCGCCTGCTCCGCGGCCTCAAGGCCGAGTCCGGGCAGGTCACCCCGTACACCGGGTACGCCCACGGCGCGATGGGGATCGCCCCGGTGCTGATCCGGTACGGCACGCTCTTCGGCGACGTGGAGGTGCGCGAGCTCGGCCTCGAGATCCTCGGCGCGGTGCTCGACGCCTACGACCCGGGCGACCGGGACTGGCCGCGGGTCTGGGGCGGCGACGACCGCTCGTACGCCTGGTGCCACGGTGCGCCCGGGATGCTGCTGGGCGCGCTCACGGTCGAGCGCCACGCTCCGGGCGCGATTCCCCGCCCGCGGCTGGAACGGCTCGCCGAGCTGACCCTGCACCGCGGCTTCGGCAACAACCCGACGTACTGCCACGGCGACCTGGCGAGCACGGAGATCGCCGTCATGGCGGAGCGGGAGCTGCCCGGCCTGTTCGGCGGGCGCCTGCCCGACGACCTCTACCCGCGCCTGTTCACCGAGGTCGTCGAGCGCTACGAGGAGCGCGCCGACACCAAGTACGGCCACAGCAGCAGCCTGCTGGTGGGCCGGGCGGGCTTCGCCTGGTCCGTCCTGCGCCACCTGGCCCCGGACGCCTACCCCTGCGTGCTGAGCCTCGCCTGA
- a CDS encoding class II lanthipeptide, LchA2/BrtA2 family: protein MSDILMDASTGFIPEDELVELAAEPDSIAVGTWQVIAATAATAAGVGAVLGGIGSISSSWGGGCPTTACTSRC, encoded by the coding sequence ATGAGCGACATCCTCATGGACGCCAGCACCGGCTTCATCCCGGAGGACGAGCTGGTGGAGCTGGCCGCGGAGCCGGACAGCATCGCGGTCGGCACCTGGCAGGTCATCGCGGCCACCGCGGCCACCGCCGCCGGTGTCGGGGCCGTTCTCGGCGGCATCGGCTCCATCAGCTCGTCCTGGGGCGGTGGTTGCCCGACCACGGCATGCACCAGCCGCTGCTGA
- a CDS encoding plantaricin C family lantibiotic, with protein MTAAATLAPERSEQGPPESRNEPTAMRNPNVDILEEISEQDLDGLSAGTFTGPIEVLTYTAASWAMGNNGYLCTVTAECQKNCQH; from the coding sequence TTGACGGCCGCTGCGACGCTGGCTCCAGAGCGGTCCGAACAGGGACCGCCCGAATCTCGAAATGAGCCAACTGCCATGCGCAATCCCAATGTTGACATCCTCGAAGAGATCAGCGAGCAGGACCTCGACGGTCTGAGCGCCGGCACCTTCACCGGCCCCATCGAGGTGCTCACCTACACGGCCGCCAGCTGGGCGATGGGCAACAACGGCTACCTCTGCACCGTCACCGCCGAGTGCCAGAAGAACTGCCAGCACTGA